The proteins below are encoded in one region of Phaeodactylum tricornutum CCAP 1055/1 chromosome 3, complete sequence:
- a CDS encoding predicted protein translates to MSLISMIPLELRKRRIERAVLTQFGDQLDDAALRELATGPVIQRLHLSANRPDGLDECTREMFSLAMLVRLGKVSDRDIKQTFAAFQRLDLNDEGVLNSKSIIAAMIQKRRLVKQNQQFLQASHLPYQPPPPPPFVAPPLPQHVQQDPIGSMPLGHNKDMQHLWFGQRGSMHVDTAEGHHYRFQRPEFVPTEQSALLPHYPTHPPQLVHQHQYQSPAFPPTYAMPQSPLYRYAEPHGIVPEFAPRSYQQPHQSRWHDRNRMTHESPF, encoded by the coding sequence ATGTCGTTGATCAGTATGATTCCGCTGGAGCTTCGTAAACGCCGGATAGAACGTGCAGTTTTGACACAATTTGGAGACCAACTTGATGATGCAGCACTACGAGAATTGGCTACCGGGCCGGTCATCCAGCGCCTTCATTTATCGGCAAATCGTCCCGATGGGTTGGATGAGTGCACCCGTGAAATGTTTTCTCTCGCCATGCTTGTGAGACTAGGTAAGGTTTCTGATCGAGACATAAAGCAGACATTCGCCGCCTTCCAACGCCTCGACTTGAACGATGAGGGTGTTCTGAACAGTAAAAGCATCATTGCCGCGATGATTCAAAAACGACGATTGGTGAAGCAAAATCAGCAGTTTTTGCAGGCGTCTCACCTGCCCTACCAGCCACccccgccgccgccatttGTTGCTCCTCCACTCCCACAGCACGTACAACAGGATCCTATAGGATCCATGCCACTGGGGCACAATAAGGATATGCAGCATCTTTGGTTTGGTCAGCGCGGATCTATGCACGTGGATACGGCCGAGGGGCACCACTACAGATTTCAGCGACCGGAATTCGTACCGACGGAACAATCGGCGCTGCTCCCACACTATCCGACACATCCACCGCAGTTGGTACATCAGCATCAGTACCAATCGCCTGCCTTTCCACCAACTTACGCAATGCCGCAGTCGCCGCTCTATAGATATGCGGAACCACACGGTATTGTACCCGAATTTGCACCCCGATCATACCAGCAGCCACACCAGTCTCGTTGGCACGACCGGAACCGGATGACGCACGAAAGCCCATTCTAG
- a CDS encoding predicted protein, which translates to MWALVWSVTALVWVSSPCTAFYVPGVQPLSFQDGDEVPLKVNALTSTHTQMPRDYYRLPFCQPPDGPRMASENLGEFLTGNKIQNSPYRISMRTETYCQKLCQITLEKIDAAKLRLHVKYGYHNNWIIDNLPSAALGVGAKGETKRRYAGGFPIGFLAKDNKLPYIYNHVNIHIDYHKEDAEDGNGYRVVAFAVEPLSVKHKFKAGYDWDGISAAGLTKPLETCDADKHLRAKDIKSAQIVKPGETILYTYDVTWKESPVEWTSRWDVYLSEDHLVPAQVHWYSITNSILVVIFLSLLVVSILVRNLKRDIAAYNALAALTDEEKDEDVDETGWKLVHADVFRPPQNHPMLFCVFIGSGAQLCLTILCAICLAAVGFLSPARRGSLMNAFLIFYMLGGIFAGYVSSRLYKAFRGRQWQVCTIMTALLYPGIAFGTFVFFNLILWVLPDAVSAPFLDVLIVATMWCCVSVPLVFVGAYFGYKEAAMEFPTVTSTISRAIPPAPPLLHPYVGMALAGLIPFAAAYVELFFIMNSLWMDQFYYVFGFTLAVYLILIITCAEVTVLLVYYQLCAENHRWWWYSFFCSGGTAIYMFIYSIFWFRTLEASRMVMTYLLYFGYMFLMCFGMMLVFGMIGAMTTLWFTRKIFATIKVD; encoded by the coding sequence ATGTGGGCTTTGGTATGGTCGGTGACCGCACTCGTGTGGGTGTCGAGTCCGTGTACGGCCTTTTACGTGCCGGGCGTGCAGCCCTTGTCCTTCCAGGACGGTGACGAAGTCCCGCTCAAGGTCAACGCCTTGACGTCCACGCATACGCAAATGCCCCGCGATTACTACCGCTTGCCCTTTTGTCAACCGCCCGACGGCCCGCGCATGGCTAGCGAGAATTTGGGCGAATTCCTCACGggcaacaaaatccaaaaCTCGCCCTACCGGATCTCCATGCGGACCGAAACGTACTGCCAGAAACTGTGTCAGATCACGTTGGAGAAAATCGACGCCGCGAAACTCCGACTCCACGTCAAGTACGGATACCACAACAATTGGATTATTGATAACCTCCCGTCCGCGGCATTGGGTGTTGGAGCAAAAGGAGAAACCAAGCGGCGTTACGCCGGTGGATTTCCCATTGGATTCCTCGCCAAGGATAACAAGTTGCCCTATATCTACAATCACGTCAATATACACATTGACTACCACAAGGAAGACGCGGAGGACGGCAACGGATACCGCGTCGTAGCCTTTGCCGTTGAGCCCCTCTCCGTCAAACACAAGTTCAAGGCGGGGTACGACTGGGACGGTATTTCTGCCGCCGGTCTCACCAAGCCCTTGGAAACCTGCGACGCGGACAAACACCTACGAGCCAAAGACATCAAGTCGGCGCAAATCGTCAAGCCGGGGGAAACCATTCTCTACACCTACGACGTTACCTGGAAGGAGTCGCCGGTGGAATGGACCTCCCGTTGGGACGTGTACTTGAGTGAGGATCATTTGGTACCGGCACAAGTACACTGGTATTCCATCACCAATTCCATCCTCGTCGTTATCTTCCTCTCGCTCTTGGTCGTTTCCATCCTCGTCCGGAATCTGAAGCGTGATATTGCAGCCTACAATGCCTTGGCGGCCCTCACGgatgaagaaaaagacgaagacgTGGACGAAACCGGCTGGAAGTTGGTGCACGCCGACGTCTTTCGCCCACCCCAGAACCATCCCATGTTGTTTTGTGTATTCATAGGCTCAGGCGCGCAGCTCTGTCTCACAATTCTCTGTGCCATTTGTCTCGCGGCGGTGGGATTCTTGTCCCCAGCCCGTCGGGGCTCCCTCATGAACGCGTTTCTGATCTTTTACATGCTCGGTGGTATATTTGCCGGATACGTATCTTCCCGTCTCTACAAAGCCTTTCGGGGACGCCAGTGGCAGGTGTGCACCATTATGACGGCTTTGCTCTACCCCGGAATCGCCTTTGGGACCTTTGTCTTTTTCAATCTCATTCTCTGGGTCTTGCCGGACGCCGTGAGTGCGCCCTTTCTGGACGTCCTCATCGTCGCCACCATGTGGTGCTGTGTGAGTGTTCCcctcgttttcgtcgggGCCTACTTTGGATATAAGGAAGCAGCCATGGAATTCCCCACTGTCACCTCCACGATTTCACGGGCCATTCCTCCGGCTCCACCTCTCCTCCACCCCTACGTCGGCATGGCCCTGGCCGGCCTCATTCCGTTCGCCGCCGCTTACGTGGAACTCTTTTTCATCATGAACAGTTTGTGGATGGACCAATTCTATTACGTTTTCGGATTCACGCTGGCGGTCTACCTCATTCTTATTATAACCTGCGCCGAAGTCACCGTCTTGCTCGTCTACTACCAACTGTGTGCCGAAAATCACCGCTGGTGGTGGTacagtttcttttgctcgGGCGGCACAGCAATCTACATGTTCATCTACAGCATTTTCTGGTTCCGCACGTTGGAAGCCTCGCGCATGGTCATGACCTACTTGCTCTACTTTGGTTACATGTTCCTCATGTGTTTTGGTATGATGTTGGTCTTTGGTATGATTGGCGCCATGACCACTTTGTGGTTTACGCGGAAAATCTTCGCCACTATCAAGGtggactag
- a CDS encoding predicted protein produces the protein MSVEILSHYRLQFAHRKQVVPNKKKPFSEEQAVIDPIEGQRAEDNREAENASFLKNLTFRASQASKREENSNWDNIVPVAPLLKTGFSSHLLHGSTSSQPTDDAIDQLGSSKARSQLVVGDLTDQRGRVTMPPTGMYPQNPPPKSPSKKTNEVVRVVRIFSVHNKTLSFLETMRYRPSLYTFFLGTALQILSASAFNAPLTIQTSVSIRLTVKRGIFSRAVPKIKAGNQDELMKEESVRLQVWKSRRNQIRQTLKSADQVRIFRLQQGWVPELGDDGKPLKSDGKVALTLTAFVIAAGAIALRIGGRAALVSTLGLDFVTENPELKANLDIVLNTADNMDPVTKLLLFTASWTAVKVLCFDAAGVALALSSGILFGGVLQGAVVSAAAATFGSTVAFGLAKLDTPLRKKGLGLLDEYPSLRGIEKVVAKEGFKAILTLRLAPLLPIPIGAYNYIYSITNVPLLDFCGGIFIGSLKPYLLDSYLGYFGKSLVDGTADQNGWQDTLLLAALGFSVLIGVFASQLASETWDSVLEE, from the exons ATGTCTGTTGAGATTTTGTCACATTACCGGCTCCAGTTTGCCCATCGAAAGCAAGTCGTCCCGAACAAAAAAAAAC CATTTTCCGAAGAGCAGGCAGTTATCGATCCAATTGAAGGGCAACGGGCAGAAGACAATAGAGAGGCTGAAAACGCTTCGTTCTTGAAAAATTTGACATTTCGAGCTTCGCAAGCATCTAAACGCGAAGAAAACAGCAACTGGGACAACATTGTACCAGTTGCTCCACTTTTAAAAACAGGATTTTCGAGTCATCTCCTTCATGGGTCCACTTCGTCTCAACCCACCGATGACGCCATTGACCAATTAGGAAGCAGCAAAGCGCGATCC CAACTGGTTGTGGGCGACCTAACGGATCAGCGCGGTCGAGTCACCATGCCACCTACCGGTATGTATCCGCAGAACCCGCCACCCAAATCACccagcaagaaaacaaacgaAGTCGTCCGCGTGGTAAGGATTTTCAGTGTTCAT AACAAGACCCTTTCTTTTCTTGAAACAATGCGGTATCGACCAAGCTTGTACACTTTCTTCTTAGGCACTGCGCTTCAAATTCTATCAGCATCAGCTTTTAACGCGCCTTTGACAATTCAGACATCAGTTTCAattcgattgactgtgaagcgGGGTATTTTCTCACGAGCAGTCCCTAAAATAAAGGCAGGCAATCAAGATGAGTTGATGAAAGAGGAATCTGTAAGATTGCAAGTTTGGAAATCTCGAAGAAATCAAATTCGACAAACACTCAAGTCGGCCGATCAAGTGCGTATTTTCCGTCTCCAACAAGGGTGGGTGCCCGAGTTGGGCGACGACGGTAAACCCTTGAAATCTGACGGAAAGGTGGCTTTGACACTCACGGCCTTTGTAATTGCCGCCGGCGCCATCGCGTTGCGCATAGGTGGTCGTGCCGCTCTTGTATCAACTCTGGGGTTGGATTTCGTGACTGAAAATCCAGAACTTAAGGCAAATCTAGACATTGTTCTCAACACTGCCGACAACATGGACCCAGTCACCAAGCTTTTACTGTTTACGGCGAGCTGGACTGCGGTCAAAGTTTTGTGTTTTGATGCTGCGGGCGTGGCGTTGGCATTGTCATCAGGAATTCTTTTTGGAGGGGTGTTACAAGGTGCTGTTGTGTCAGCCGCAGCGGCAACCTTCGGCTCTACCGTGGCGTTTGGGCTGGCAAAACTGGACACTCCTTTACGCAAGAAAGGCTTGGGATTGCTTGACGAATACCCAAGTTTACGTGGAATTGAAAAAGTCGTAGCTAAAGAAGGTTTTAAAGCGATTTTGACTTTGAGATTGGCACCATTGCTTCCAATTCCTATCGGTGCGTACAACTACATCTACTCCATCACAAACGTCCCTTTGCTCGACTTTTGCGGAGGAATCTTCATCGGAAGTCTCAAGCCTTACTTGCTTGATAGCTACCTTGGGTATTTTGGGAAGTCGCTTGTTGACGGCACGGCAGATCAAAATGGATGGCAGGATACCTTGCTATTGGCAGCTCTTGGTTTTAGCGTTCTCATCGGTGTCTTTGCATCACAACTTGCAAGTGAAACGTGGGATTCAGtcttggaagaa
- the MCM2 gene encoding predicted protein (protein containing a MCM domain found in DNA-dependent ATPases required for the initiation of eukariotic DNA replication. There is a family of six proteins that interact directly with autonomously replicating sequences. Highly closed to the Thalassiosira protein thaps1 143981.) yields MADEDEEARQARRGAFDRRQLHKDGRGDEDDDDAADTRGPAADDADDITEGDLDRDDQVNLEAFDVPLREWIAQEQTRREIQRKFRVFLRHYTGPSAVPESRRRRGNGLYEQKIRTMCASNKSTLQVSYIHLMDAEPILAYWLADAPKDMLLVLNEAATRHTLMLFPSYNAIKSEIHVRISEVPILDSLRDLRRSHLDCLVKVHGVVTRRSSVYPQLQMAYYTCLSCKAIQGPFRTEGVGANLANVHTPSECVQCEVSAFRLHPTMSSYRNIQRVNLQETPGSVPPGRVPRTKEVLVADDLIDVARPGEEIEVTGVYEHTFDSSLTLKSGFPVFSTFLHANHVLKREDASSASNLSEQDIRDILQLARDPNIGARIVQSIAPSIYGHDNCKMALAMSLFGGVAKNINDKHRIRGDVNVLLLGDPGTAKSQLLKYAEQTAPRAVYSTGKGASAVGLTASVHKDPITREWTLEGGALVLADKGVCLIDEFDKMNEQDRTSIHEAMEQQSISISKAGIVTSLQARCSVIAAANPIGGRYDSSNTLADNVELTDPILQRFDCLCVLQDVVDPVADERLAQFVTSSHMRSVPTREYVPNESDLADNNAERPGLIRQDLLRKYIQYARFNVRPILRGNALDQEKVSSLYVALRRESAASGGVPIAVRHVESIMRMSEAHAKMHLRDYVRDDDMDASIRMMLESFIMAQKFSVQRALRRSFAKFITSGEDRAYLLLHILQDMFRKEQMYQVIRLRQRNQTEDDLETLDVPLDELEARARERRIYDVSEFCRSEAFTEAGYVLDERRRVVSRNLVV; encoded by the coding sequence AtggcggacgaagacgaagaagcgcGACAAGCCCGTCGCGGAGCCTTTGATCGTCGTCAATTGCACAAGGACGGACGgggcgacgaagacgacgacgacgccgcgGATACTCGGGGACCCGCggcggacgacgccgacgatATTACGGAAGGTGATTTGGACCGTGACGATCAAGTCAATCTAGAAGCCTTTGACGTGCCGCTGCGGGAGTGGATTGCGCAAGAACAGACGCGCCGCGAAATACAACGCAAGTTTCGGGTCTTTCTGCGACACTACACGGGACCCTCGGCCGTTCCGGAATCCCGGCGCCGCCGCGGGAACGGACTCTACGAACAAAAGATCCGTACCATGTGCGCCTCCAACAAATCCACATTACAGGTCTCCTACATTCATCTCATGGACGCCGAACCCATTCTGGCGTACTGGTTGGCGGATGCTCCCAAGGACATGCTCCTCGTACTCAACGAAGCTGCCACCCGCCACACTCTCATGCTCTTCCCCTCCTACAACGCCATCAAGTCCGAAATTCACGTGCGTATTTCGGAGGTGCCCATTCTGGATAGTCTCCGGGATTTGCGGCGGTCGCATCTAGATTGTCTCGTCAAGGTGCACGGTGTCGTTACCCGGCGCTCCTCCGTCTATCCCCAACTGCAAATGGCCTACTACACCTGCCTTTCCTGCAAGGCCATTCAGGGGCCCTTCCGTACTGAAGGCGTCGGAGCCAACTTGGCCAACGTCCATACCCCTAGCGAATGCGTGCAGTGCGAAGTTTCCGCCTTTCGTCTGCACCCCACCATGTCCTCCTACCGCAACATCCAACGTGTCAATCTACAAGAGACACCCGGATCGGTTCCACCCGGCCGCGTCCCCCGCACCAAAGAAGTCCTCGTCGCCGATGACCTTATTGACGTCGCTCGACCCGGGGAAGAAATCGAAGTCACCGGTGTGTACGAACACACCTTTGACTCCTCACTGACGCTCAAATCCGGTTTTCCCGTcttttcaacttttctgCACGCCAATCACGTTCTCAAACGCGAAGACGCCTCCAGCGCCTCCAATTTGAGTGAACAAGACATTCGCGATATTCTGCAGCTCGCCCGGGATCCCAACATTGGGGCCCGCATCGTTCAGTCCATCGCCCCGAGTATCTACGGCCACGACAATTGCAAAATGGCCCTCGCCATGAGTTTGTTCGGTGGCGTCGCCAAGAACATCAACGACAAACATCGTATTCGTGGCGACGTGAACGTGCTCTTGTTGGGCGACCCCGGGACGGCCAAGTCGCAGCTCCTCAAGTACGCCGAACAGACCGCACCCCGGGCCGTTTACTCTACCGGGAAGGGTGCGTCGGCCGTGGGATTGACCGCTAGTGTGCATAAGGATCCGATTACGAGGGAATGGACGCTCGAGGGTGGGGCATTGGTGCTCGCCGACAAGGGCGTCTGCCTCATTGACGAATTCGACAAAATGAACGAACAGGATCGCACGTCAATCCATGAAGCCATGGAACAACAGAGTATCTCCATTTCTAAAGCCGGCATCGTCACCAGTTTGCAGGCGCGGTGTTCCGTCATTGCGGCGGCCAACCCGATCGGTGGTCGTTACGACAGTAGCAATACTTTAGCGGATAACGTGGAGTTGACGGACCCGATTCTGCAGCGATTCGACTGCCTTTGTGTATTGCAGGATGTGGTGGATCCGGTCGCCGATGAACGGCTCGCTCAGTTCGTCACTAGTAGTCACATGCGGTCCGTACCCACGCGGGAATACGTGCCGAACGAAAGCGACCTAGCCGACAACAACGCGGAACGCCCCGGTCTCATTCGGCAAGATCTGTTGCGCAAGTATATTCAGTACGCCCGCTTCAACGTACGGCCCATTCTGCGTGGCAACGCGCTGGACCAGGAAAAAGTGTCGTCGCTGTACGTGGCGCTGCGTCGAGAGTCCGCCGCATCGGGTGGCGTGCCCATTGCGGTGCGCCACGTGGAATCCATTATGCGCATGTCAGAAGCTCACGCCAAAATGCACCTGCGTGACTACGTTCGGGACGATGATATGGACGCCAGTATCCGCATGATGCTGGAGAGCTTTATCATGGCGCAAAAGTTTAGCGTCCAACGTGCGCTCCGACGGTCGTTCGCCAAGTTTATTACGTCCGGAGAAGACCGGGCTTACCTGCTCCTGCACATTTTGCAGGACATGTTCCGCAAGGAACAAATGTACCAGGTCATCCGTTTGCGACAACGCAATCAGACCGAGGACGATCTTGAAACGCTAGACGTGCCGCTGGACGAGCTGGAAGCCAGGGCGCGGGAGCGACGGATCTACGACGTTTCCGAGTTCTGCCGAAGCGAAGCCTTTACCGAAGCGGGCTACGTCTTGGACGAACGTCGTCGGGTTGTTTCCCGTAATTTGGTTGTATGA
- a CDS encoding predicted protein, with protein sequence MSGRAVEGRDVNSIREDDDEHSQCFALDLRNQSRGPMAMDQCTETSNNCVSEPPLSQAEMSGSAPFANQLSCLSKQASPMRSEGWNELQPAGEEAAMERRLQRTKVEKPSEPFEFRDTNQYPAQKIISPIDSKQAIVVDKGSLAQGRPGTSDTKTISFPPRESVDKSNRLLHVDVSCKRETIQTQSNEDSESEGASADIGDYSEFSYSDEERPLTVQENQLLYGSTGEYSLYSLEQMENRFEDRDFHGAHQKVVRHSHTHSPFANLGKTSTLKAARATFLPQTIVLETDAKNYPTYLCPICGTRQREFFSVSDAPRQLEGPSGYLALYFSIYVISSLFIFGLEEGWRPLDCIYFAVVTLTTAGLGDFVPTSDVNKIICSIFIYFGVACIGLLLGSYIAGMLDDSASREAKRNQLSSCPNCARIKTLQDATSNTPEHTVPDTTPAIPRRSNRRSCASERILDKAQNQDHSAVYTSHHCHRTHTGQRQSSFESHSSPFHNKGVEVTTSSSQGASTVENIASLGESQLFSTIFLIPPPPPPTNLLGSPVTRGILGRQRHTRHDSFDITGNARMYSAAAGMGRTRKFSEDVGVMMIPSIRQAPPTIQEGAQLETPPLGTDANGCMEPPYTRSRGFTSESDSSKEDDMSDSDDDDSFAASTHTSSGSSEAVDDGMFKLQVAKYVFLTLKQALVNSMVIIGVGCLGFRFIEGFSLVDSWYFTTVFLTTVGYGGC encoded by the exons ATGAGCGGCCGTGCCGTGGAAGGACGCGACGTCAATTCGATTCgcgaggatgacgatgaacATAGCCAGTGTTTTGCCCTAGATCTGCGCAATCAATCCAGAGGACCAATGGCCATGGACCAATGCACCGAAACGAGCAACAACTGCGTAAGCGAGCCTCCCCTATCTCAAGCCGAAATGTCGGGAAGTGCGCCTTTCGCCAATCAATTGTCCTGTCTgagcaagcaagcaagccCAATGAGGTCCGAAGGGTGGAATGAGCTCCAGCCCGCCGGAGAGGAGGCCGCAATGGAAAGGCGACTGCAAAGAACGAAGGTGGAAAAGCCATCAGAACCTTTTGAGTTCAGGGATACCAATCAATATCCTGCACAAAAAATTATCTCGCCAATCGATTCCAAGCAAGCAATCGTGGTGGACAAGGGCAGTTTGGCTCAGGGAAGACCCGGTACATCGGACACAAAAACAATATCATTTCCTCCAAGAGAGAGTGTCGATAAATCAAACCGCTTGCTGCACGTTGATGTAAGCTGCAAACGAGAGACTATACAGACTCAATCCAACGAAGATTCGGAAAGTGAAGGAGCCTCCGCAGATATTGGCGACTATTCCGAATTTAGCTATAGTGACGAAGAAAGGCCTTTGACGGTTCAAGAAAACCAGCTTCTCTACGGATCAACAGGTGAATACAGTTTATACAGCTTGGAACAGATGGAAAACCGTTTCGAGGATCGCGATTTCCATGGTGCTCACCAAAAAGTAGTTCGACACAGCCATACACATTCGCCGTTCGCCAACTTGGGCAAGACCTCAACTCTCAAGGCCGCGCGCGCCACCTTCTTACCTCAGACTATTGTTCTGGAAACTGACGCTAAAAACTATCCCACTTATCTGTGTCCAATATGTGGCACACGACAAAGGGAGTTCTTCAGTGTTTCCGACGCACCGCGACAGCTTGAAGGTCCCTCCGGCTATTTGGCTCTGTACTTTTCAATTTATGTCATCTCGTCGCTTTTCATCTTTGGTTTGGAAGAGGGATGGCGACCATTGGATTGCATTTATTTTGCAGTTGTTACACTCACAACCGCTGGACTGGGAGATTTCGTCCCCACGTCAGATGTGAACAAAATTATTTGTTCTATCTTCATTTACTTCGGTGTGGCCTGCATTGGATTATTGCTCGGATCTTACATCGCTGGCATGCTAGATGATAGTGCATCACGGGAAGCCAAAAGAAATCAGCTGAGTTCGTGTCCAAATTGTGCCCGTATAAAGACTCTCCAGGATGCAACGTCCAATACGCCAGAGCATACGGTGCCTGACACAACACCAGCTATTCCTAGGCGAAGTAATCGTCGAAGTTGTGCATCCGAGCGTATACTTGACAAAGCTCAAAACCAGGATCACAGTGCTGTGTATACGTCACATCACTGCCATCGAACGCACACAGGTCAGCGGCAAAGCTCGTTTGAAAGTCACTCATCCCCTTTCCACAACAAAGGGGTCGAGGTTAcaacttcttcttcgcaAGGTGCATCGACGGTTGAAAATATAGCGTCTTTGGGTGAGTCGCAG CTATTCTCCACTATCTTCCTcatccccccccccccccccccaacAAATCTTTTAGGATCGCCAGTCACAAGAGGGATCCTTGGCCGACAAAGGCATACCCGTCACGATTCGTTTGACATAACAGGAAATGCCAGAATGTACAGCGCAGCAGCTGGAATGGGACGAACACGCAAATTTAGCGAAGATGTAGGAGTAATGATGATTCCATCGATCAGACAAGCTCCCCCCACTATTCAGGAAGGTGCCCAGCTCGAGACTCCGCCGTTGGGTACTGATGCAAACGGGTGTATGGAGCCACCATACACAAGGTCTCGCGGGTTCACTTCTGAATCGGATAGTTCCAAAGAAGATGACATGAGCgatagcgacgacgacgactctttCGCAGCCTCCACTCATACCTCGTCAGGTTCTTCCGAAGCTGTAGACGATGGAATGTTCAAATTGCAAGTGGCCAAGTATGTGTTTCTGACGTTGAAGCAGGCGCTGGTCAATTCAATGGTCATCATAGGGGTTGGCTGCCTCGGGTTTCGCTTTATCGAGGGCTTTTCACTCGTAGACAGCTGGTATTTTACAACGGTTTTTCTCACAACCGTCGGATATGGTGGGTGCTGA
- a CDS encoding predicted protein encodes MKRVFGKKKAEAPAPSLDETSSGLNSRIESMDQKIEGLESELRGFKDKIKKTKSPAAKKQLQKRALEILKRKRMYEQQRDTVSGQQFNIDQTSFGLESAKASVSTVAAMKAANKELKKTIRKDLDIDDVDDLADDMAELMEDFNEINEALGRNFATPDDLDEADLDAELEMLGDELEEEFEAETADAAPSYLLPSTPLDTPGEKTGSSADDYGLPTAPIGNQ; translated from the coding sequence ATGAAACgggtttttggaaaaaagaagGCCGAGGCTCCGGCGCCGTCGCTCGACGAAACATCCTCGGGGCTCAATAGCCGGATTGAATCGATGGACCAGAAGATTGAAGGCCTCGAAAGTGAGCTACGTGGTTTCAAGGACAAGATTAAAAAGACGAAAAGCCCGGCCGCCAAGAAACAGCTGCAAAAACGTGCCTTGGAGATTCTCAAACGTAAACGCATGTACGAACAGCAACGCGATACCGTCTCGGGTCAACAATTCAATATCGATCAAACGTCGTTTGGATTGGAATCTGCAAAAGCCAGCGTCAGTACTGTCGCGGCTATGAAAGCTGCCAATAAGGAGCTCAAAAAGACTATACGGAAAGATTTGGATATTGATGATGTCGATGATCTTGCGGACGATATGGCGGAGCTCATGGAGGATTTCAACGAAATTAATGAAGCATTGGGACGCAACTTTGCGACTCCCGACGACTTGGACGAGGCCGACCTAGACGCCGAGCTCGAAATGCTGGGAGACGAACTTGAAGAGGAGTTTGAGGCAGAGACGGCGGATGCTGCACCTAGTTATCTCTTGCCATCGACTCCGCTGGACACTCCTGGCGAGAAAACCGGAAGTTCCGCTGACGACTATGGTCTTCCTACAGCACCAATTGGTAATCAGTAG
- a CDS encoding predicted protein: MKLSIIALITSLGCASAFQPATFVRPKTTALSMGFDLSGNSWKPDSEKMGSTDTGDYFPEGYNKDEEVAFSSGMMGSQAMLNSEHDGPQLPGLENVGADAIMMGGIEQSSEIPAGMEFIPSSVPDGEYLINVAASSSGSEMAVSVKSPCMTFEDFFAAFSTDSHPSFSVTPQAGRMDRRSGEPTEFKVKCEPNGASGDLTGRLVINLPEDNSKLTYTFVAKSF, translated from the coding sequence ATGAAGCTCTCCATTATTGCTCTCATTACCAGTTTAGGATGTGCTTCCGCCTTTCAGCCAGCTACTTTTGTCCGTCCGAAAACGACGGCCTTGAGCATGGGATTTGATCTCTCCGGCAACAGCTGGAAGCCGGACAGTGAGAAAATGGGCAGTACTGATACTGGAGATTACTTTCCAGAAGGCTACAACAAGGATGAAGAGGTAGCATTCTCTTCGGGAATGATGGGAAGTCAGGCGATGTTGAACAGCGAACACGATGGGCCACAATTGCCTGGTTTGGAAAACGTGGGAGCGGACGCCATCATGATGGGAGGAATTGAGCAAAGCTCCGAGATTCCCGCAGGCATGGAATTCATTCCTTCTTCTGTTCCGGACGGCGAATACCTCATAAATGTTGCGGCGAGCTCGTCTGGAAGCGAAATGGCTGTCAGTGTTAAATCCCCATGCATGACGTTTGAAGACTTCTTCGCCGCCTTCAGTACGGATTCCcacccttctttttcggtgaCTCCGCAGGCGGGGAGGATGGATCGCCGCAGTGGCGAGCCGACCGAGTTTAAAGTCAAGTGCGAGCCCAACGGAGCTTCGGGGGATCTCACGGGCCGCTTGGTCATCAATCTTCCAGAGGACAACTCCAAGCTTACCTACACATTTGTAGCCAAATCTTTCTAA